One uncultured Carboxylicivirga sp. genomic window, CCCGAACGACCAATTCTTCCAGTTTGTCACGATTTTCGATAATACGATCCTGACGTTCGTAAACATCGGCAACCAGACTGGCTGTTTCTTCACGGTGACAAACCTGGCAAGAGTTAGCAACATTATTTAATGGACTCTGAATATGGTGATCAGTAAACTTTTGGCCACCTTCGCTTTTATAAGGCATATGACAATCGGCACATGAAACACCGCGTTTGGCATGCACACCTGTAAGATATACTTCATATCCGGGATGCTGAGCTTTTAGCATAGGTGCCTTACTTAATTTATGTGTCCAGTCAGAAAACTCAATAGCATCGTAATATTCTTCCATCGCTTCAACCGACATACCATTATCCCAGGGAAATGTCAGGTATGGAGATCCTGGATGGGATTTTTTATTAAAATAATATTCTACATGGCACTGTGCACACACAAGCGAACGCATCTCCTGATGAGTGGCGGTATTAATGTCTTTACCCATTCGTTCGAAGGCCTCAACCAATGCAGGACGTGTGATTTTAAGATTCATGGTTTTTGAATCATGGCAATCGGCACAACCAATCGCATTCATTACTTCTGAGCCTTTTTCTTCCCAGGTGCCTTTATAAAAATCTGCAGGACCCATTTCTTTCATCAGGCGTGGCACATCCGGGCTTTTGCATGTCCAGCATGTATTAGGCATCGGACTTTTTTCTTCACCCATTGGAGCTCCGGTACGTAAAGTATTATGAATATCTTCAACGGCATATAAGTGCCCACGTCCCTGATTATAATCTTTTGAAAATCCATAGCCAGCCCAAAGAACAACTAAACGAGGATCAACTTCCAGCATATCAATCATGCCTCCTCCATTGTATTTGCTGGCGAAAAGAGTGTCTTTTGTTTGAAGGTAGGATTGATATTCTTTAGGG contains:
- the nrfA gene encoding ammonia-forming cytochrome c nitrite reductase, yielding MKPIRDQIKEKPWLGWALFFITIIVVFLLGLLASSVIERRAEAVFAYTPQVTYSQTEPRNEVWGQNFPKEYQSYLQTKDTLFASKYNGGGMIDMLEVDPRLVVLWAGYGFSKDYNQGRGHLYAVEDIHNTLRTGAPMGEEKSPMPNTCWTCKSPDVPRLMKEMGPADFYKGTWEEKGSEVMNAIGCADCHDSKTMNLKITRPALVEAFERMGKDINTATHQEMRSLVCAQCHVEYYFNKKSHPGSPYLTFPWDNGMSVEAMEEYYDAIEFSDWTHKLSKAPMLKAQHPGYEVYLTGVHAKRGVSCADCHMPYKSEGGQKFTDHHIQSPLNNVANSCQVCHREETASLVADVYERQDRIIENRDKLEELVVRAHVEAKLAWELGATEEQMKDILMDIRHSQWRWDYAAASHGGSFHSPVEIGRVISTGIAIAQEGRLKLSRLLASLGHNEEVPYPDITTKSKAQEYIGLPVDLLQQEKKEFLKTVVPKWKEEGAKREATYTTSIQ